A single window of Desulfovibrio sp. G11 DNA harbors:
- a CDS encoding methyl-accepting chemotaxis protein: MKLRLLPKMLLLILLPTLLGLCTVTWFSYTRGERALAVQIDDELAAVTRSQAGQLGSVAELLHKVLDNAGHTSRISNFLKAGSEWEKDALRPAMQASLKSIAEDFPLLAAVGLLSPEGVVVGHSNPAGINTNLSERPYFKAAMQGKSSVLNARSKVSGAVTTVMAAPVMNDGKVLGVVYGTVDLTMFSAETVDAVRLGQTGTSFVYDGSGLLLMHPNKDYVGDEDGNLDWVRQILEKRNGNLSYTWDGKEKLAYFQEIPDMDWLVVLSMERSEVLAPAAVLLRGNLMLMLAIVLVVGLIVFTVARSITTALKNEEAFVGRVAEGQFEMSDQQRAVHEKCVARTDEIGGLSRGVGIMTENLQKFLSESEQRAQEAQKATEEARQAMHEAEEARRAAEGARRDGMLAAAEQLEEVASVLSSASTELSAQIEQSDRGAAESAQRLSEAATAMNEMNATVQEVARNAGAASIASAETREKAQHGSSIVAQSLQSIEGVRHISGQLKEDMTQLNEHTRDITRIMGVISDIADQTNLLALNAAIEAARAGEAGRGFAVVADEVRKLAEKTMASTLDVSSVIKAIQDSTQKSTASAENAVEQINRTTELADMSGQALQEIVATVDATADQVHAIATASEEQSAASEEINLSIVQVNDMSRQTADAMGEAARAVSDLAAQAQNLNTLIQNMKRA; encoded by the coding sequence ATGAAATTGCGCTTGTTGCCCAAAATGCTGCTGCTGATCTTGCTGCCGACGCTTCTGGGCCTTTGCACCGTAACCTGGTTCAGCTACACGCGCGGGGAGAGGGCGCTGGCCGTACAGATAGACGATGAACTTGCCGCGGTGACACGCAGCCAGGCCGGGCAGCTTGGCAGTGTGGCCGAGTTGCTGCATAAAGTGCTGGATAATGCCGGGCATACATCCCGCATCAGCAATTTCCTCAAAGCCGGATCCGAATGGGAAAAAGATGCCCTGCGCCCTGCCATGCAGGCAAGCCTGAAAAGCATTGCCGAAGATTTTCCCTTGCTGGCTGCAGTGGGTCTGCTTTCACCCGAGGGGGTGGTCGTGGGGCACAGCAATCCTGCTGGAATTAATACCAATCTTTCTGAACGTCCGTATTTCAAGGCGGCCATGCAGGGTAAAAGCAGCGTGCTGAATGCGCGCAGCAAGGTTTCAGGCGCGGTCACCACAGTGATGGCTGCGCCGGTCATGAATGACGGCAAGGTTCTGGGAGTGGTCTACGGCACGGTCGACCTCACTATGTTCAGCGCTGAAACAGTGGATGCCGTCAGGCTGGGGCAGACCGGCACAAGTTTTGTCTATGACGGCAGCGGTCTGTTACTGATGCATCCCAACAAGGACTATGTTGGCGACGAAGACGGCAACCTGGACTGGGTCCGGCAGATACTTGAAAAGCGTAATGGCAATCTGTCCTACACTTGGGATGGAAAAGAAAAACTGGCGTATTTTCAGGAAATTCCTGACATGGATTGGCTTGTCGTGCTGAGTATGGAGCGTAGCGAGGTTCTTGCGCCCGCCGCTGTGCTGTTGCGCGGCAATCTGATGCTCATGCTAGCTATTGTCCTGGTGGTGGGGCTGATAGTTTTTACTGTGGCGCGAAGCATCACCACGGCTCTGAAAAATGAAGAGGCCTTTGTGGGGCGTGTTGCCGAGGGGCAATTTGAGATGAGCGACCAGCAACGGGCTGTTCATGAAAAATGCGTTGCCCGTACTGACGAAATCGGGGGGCTGTCCAGGGGCGTGGGCATCATGACGGAGAATCTGCAAAAATTTCTTTCAGAAAGCGAACAACGGGCGCAGGAAGCCCAAAAGGCCACTGAAGAGGCGCGCCAGGCCATGCACGAGGCCGAAGAAGCCCGCAGAGCCGCCGAAGGAGCCCGGCGTGACGGCATGTTGGCTGCCGCGGAGCAGCTGGAAGAAGTGGCTTCTGTGCTTTCTTCAGCTTCTACGGAGCTTTCGGCCCAGATTGAGCAATCTGACCGCGGCGCGGCAGAATCTGCCCAGCGTTTGTCCGAGGCGGCTACTGCCATGAACGAAATGAACGCTACCGTGCAGGAGGTTGCCCGTAACGCCGGGGCGGCTTCCATTGCTTCTGCCGAAACCAGAGAAAAAGCCCAGCACGGCTCCAGTATTGTTGCGCAGTCATTGCAGAGCATTGAAGGCGTGCGGCATATTTCCGGGCAGCTCAAGGAAGATATGACGCAACTTAACGAACACACCCGCGATATCACACGTATTATGGGCGTCATTTCGGATATTGCTGACCAGACCAACCTGCTGGCCCTGAATGCCGCCATTGAAGCCGCCCGCGCGGGCGAAGCCGGGCGCGGCTTTGCTGTGGTGGCTGACGAGGTGCGCAAGCTGGCGGAAAAGACAATGGCTTCCACCCTGGACGTGAGCAGCGTCATCAAGGCCATTCAGGACAGCACGCAAAAAAGCACAGCCAGTGCGGAAAACGCTGTGGAGCAGATCAATCGGACGACGGAACTGGCCGATATGTCCGGCCAGGCCCTTCAGGAAATCGTGGCTACTGTGGACGCCACAGCGGATCAGGTGCATGCCATTGCCACAGCCAGCGAGGAGCAGTCCGCCGCCAGCGAGGAAATCAACCTGTCCATAGTTCAGGTCAACGACATGTCACGGCAGACCGCCGATGCTATGGGCGAAGCTGCCAGAGCCGTGTCTGACCTGGCAGCCCAGGCCCAGAACCTCAATACGCTGATTCAGAATATGAAACGGGCGTAA
- a CDS encoding phosphoadenosine phosphosulfate reductase, whose translation MKKKYRDIDVFTAAVQRIEAIFENFERVYVSFSGGKDSGCLVHLALEVARRKKRLPLDVLHIDLEAWYRHTADFVARIMTRPEIRPHWICLPLHLRNAVSQTQPHWLCWDPEARAEWIRELPRHPGVISDEKHFSWFRRGMEFEEFVPLFGQHFSQGNPCACLVGIRSDESLNRFRTIKSWTKRRWNRHGWTTVSGTGLVNAYPIYDWRTEDIWTAHGRMQWDYNHIYDLMHMAGLSLAQMRLCQPFGDDQRKSLWLFKILEPETWARLVSRVQGANFGNRHAATSGNVMGNYHISLPEGHTWQSYCEFLLSSMPDSTADHYRNKIHSFVRWWREHGVAVIPDEAEPRLEAARKAPSWRRICKVLLKNDYWCKGLSFSQTKREMEKQLEWVLRVGR comes from the coding sequence ATGAAGAAAAAATATCGCGATATCGATGTGTTTACTGCTGCCGTCCAGAGGATCGAAGCGATATTTGAAAATTTTGAGCGGGTATATGTATCATTTTCAGGCGGTAAAGATTCGGGCTGCCTTGTTCATCTGGCTCTGGAAGTGGCGCGAAGAAAAAAAAGGCTTCCGCTTGATGTGCTGCACATAGATCTTGAGGCCTGGTATAGGCACACTGCCGATTTTGTCGCCAGAATCATGACCCGGCCGGAAATCAGGCCACACTGGATTTGCCTGCCCCTGCATCTGCGCAATGCCGTAAGCCAGACCCAGCCGCACTGGCTCTGCTGGGATCCCGAAGCCCGTGCGGAATGGATACGTGAACTTCCCCGGCATCCGGGAGTTATCAGTGATGAAAAACATTTTTCATGGTTCCGGCGCGGGATGGAGTTTGAAGAGTTTGTGCCTTTGTTCGGGCAGCATTTTTCTCAGGGAAATCCCTGCGCCTGCCTTGTGGGCATTCGAAGTGATGAAAGCCTGAATCGTTTTCGCACCATCAAGTCGTGGACCAAGCGGCGCTGGAATCGTCATGGGTGGACTACGGTTTCTGGAACCGGGCTTGTCAACGCCTATCCGATATATGACTGGCGGACAGAAGATATCTGGACGGCTCACGGGCGGATGCAGTGGGACTATAACCATATCTACGACCTTATGCATATGGCGGGGCTTAGTCTTGCACAAATGCGCCTTTGCCAGCCATTTGGCGATGACCAACGAAAGAGCCTCTGGCTTTTCAAGATTCTGGAGCCGGAGACGTGGGCGCGGCTTGTCAGCCGGGTGCAGGGGGCGAACTTCGGCAACCGGCACGCCGCAACTTCCGGCAATGTGATGGGCAATTATCACATAAGCCTTCCGGAAGGCCATACATGGCAAAGCTACTGCGAATTTCTTCTGTCTTCCATGCCTGACAGTACGGCGGATCATTACCGCAACAAGATTCACAGTTTTGTGCGCTGGTGGCGCGAACACGGTGTTGCGGTTATCCCGGATGAAGCGGAGCCGCGGCTGGAGGCCGCCCGCAAAGCGCCGAGCTGGCGGCGGATCTGCAAGGTGCTTTTAAAAAATGACTACTGGTGCAAAGGCCTTTCTTTCAGTCAGACAAAAAGAGAAATGGAAAAGCAGTTGGAGTGGGTGCTGCGTGTGGGGAGGTAG
- a CDS encoding IbrB-like domain-containing protein — MELEQWINSLEDALLSDTRRFDQRVKVYNRLVDMAARYLDTPHPAARPQLVRVDKVKGNDYNPNKVAPPEMRLLRLSMAKDGQTMPVVVARGSRGAFQIVDGFHRRSVAKNAPEVREALSGYLFIVELDKPFEDRITSTVRHNMARGAHKVELTAKLVTALKGYNWSSERIGRELGMDPDEVLRLKQMTGLAEAFADREFSRAWE; from the coding sequence ATGGAACTTGAGCAATGGATAAATTCTCTGGAAGACGCGCTGCTGTCTGATACCCGCCGTTTTGACCAGCGGGTGAAAGTATATAACCGTCTTGTGGATATGGCCGCCCGGTATCTGGATACGCCTCATCCGGCCGCGCGCCCTCAGTTGGTGCGCGTGGACAAGGTTAAAGGCAACGATTACAACCCCAACAAGGTCGCGCCGCCTGAAATGCGTTTGCTGCGTCTGTCCATGGCTAAAGACGGCCAGACCATGCCTGTGGTTGTGGCCCGGGGCAGCAGGGGCGCCTTTCAGATTGTGGACGGCTTTCATCGCCGCAGCGTCGCAAAAAATGCGCCCGAAGTTCGCGAGGCCCTTTCGGGATATCTTTTCATCGTTGAGCTGGACAAGCCTTTTGAAGACAGGATTACGTCCACGGTCCGGCATAACATGGCCAGAGGCGCGCACAAGGTCGAGCTGACGGCAAAGCTGGTGACTGCCCTGAAAGGCTATAACTGGAGCAGCGAGCGTATTGGCCGGGAGCTGGGTATGGACCCTGACGAAGTCCTGCGGCTGAAGCAGATGACTGGTCTGGCCGAAGCTTTTGCAGACAGGGAATTTTCCAGGGCCTGGGAATAG
- the flgB gene encoding flagellar basal body rod protein FlgB, producing the protein MKSLFSSQIGLVGTVMNMQLDRQNIIAGNLANIDTPNYKPRELSFEKELQTALGQDMEGQMSRTSAEHIPSTFDPSSFRPEWSEAFKPRLIHGEDRVNLDKEMAKHSKNQLQFTALAQVLTKTFEGIHTVIQDGKQA; encoded by the coding sequence ATGAAAAGTTTGTTCAGCAGCCAGATCGGCCTTGTTGGTACGGTCATGAACATGCAGCTTGACCGGCAGAACATCATTGCCGGCAACCTGGCCAACATTGACACCCCCAATTACAAACCGCGTGAATTGAGCTTTGAAAAAGAGCTTCAGACTGCCCTCGGGCAGGATATGGAAGGGCAGATGAGCCGTACCAGCGCGGAACACATACCTTCGACCTTTGATCCTTCAAGCTTCAGGCCCGAATGGTCAGAAGCCTTCAAGCCCCGGCTCATTCACGGTGAAGACCGGGTGAATCTTGACAAGGAAATGGCCAAGCACTCCAAAAACCAGTTGCAGTTTACGGCCCTTGCGCAGGTTCTTACCAAAACGTTCGAAGGTATCCACACAGTCATACAAGACGGCAAGCAGGCATAG
- the flgC gene encoding flagellar basal body rod protein FlgC → MDFMTAFDISASGLAADRTRINTISMNLANAKTTRTPLGGPYRRRSVVQQTADVDDPFSVHMRSALDRAVKGVRVMAVTMDNRPFKRVYEPGNPDANAEGYVMYPDINVVEEMANLMTAQRNFEANVTTVDAIKGMYVKALEIGK, encoded by the coding sequence ATGGACTTCATGACAGCATTTGACATAAGCGCATCGGGGCTTGCAGCCGACCGTACGCGTATCAATACCATATCCATGAACCTGGCTAATGCCAAAACCACACGTACGCCCTTGGGCGGGCCATACCGGCGGCGCAGCGTGGTGCAGCAGACGGCTGACGTGGATGATCCTTTTTCCGTCCATATGCGCTCGGCGCTTGACCGTGCGGTCAAGGGGGTGCGCGTGATGGCCGTAACTATGGATAACCGCCCCTTCAAGCGGGTGTATGAACCGGGCAATCCCGATGCCAACGCCGAAGGCTATGTAATGTACCCCGACATCAATGTGGTGGAAGAAATGGCCAACCTCATGACGGCGCAACGCAACTTTGAGGCCAACGTCACCACTGTGGACGCCATCAAGGGCATGTATGTCAAAGCCCTTGAAATCGGCAAATAA
- the fliE gene encoding flagellar hook-basal body complex protein FliE, with translation MSIQSVGMRAYSEAMQHFNRVEGSLQQGSSVSGKTLFSRTLDQSLARSKVDTGENFGAQVDMVQFPGKAHTPVTSESSFTGTLRDSLNKVNQLQGVKDEAISEFASGRTQNVQELMITMQKSSLAMKLTTAVRGKVLEAYKEISKMQF, from the coding sequence ATGAGCATACAGTCAGTGGGCATGCGCGCGTACAGTGAGGCCATGCAGCATTTCAACAGGGTAGAGGGCAGCCTGCAGCAGGGTTCGTCTGTCAGCGGCAAAACGCTTTTTTCCCGCACCCTGGATCAGAGCCTTGCCCGCAGCAAGGTGGATACCGGCGAAAATTTCGGCGCCCAGGTGGACATGGTGCAGTTTCCCGGCAAGGCGCATACCCCGGTAACTTCCGAGAGCAGCTTTACCGGAACCCTCAGGGATTCACTGAACAAGGTAAACCAGTTGCAGGGCGTCAAGGATGAAGCCATCAGCGAATTTGCTTCGGGCCGCACCCAGAACGTGCAGGAACTCATGATAACCATGCAGAAATCCAGCCTTGCCATGAAGCTGACTACCGCCGTGCGCGGCAAGGTGCTGGAAGCCTACAAGGAAATTTCCAAGATGCAGTTCTAG